CCGGACGGCGGCAGCCCTGGATGCCCTGGGGTTCCGCGTGGTCAAGGTGGGCAACACCTCAAGCCCCTACCGGGAGACGATGGTGGAAGTATACGCCGACCGGCCCGCCACCTTGGCCTACTTGTTGCCGTGGCTGGGCATTGACCCCTGGCGTGAAGTGTACCGCCTACGCTTCATGGCCCTGGGTAGCGGCGAGGCCGACTTCCACCTCATCCTGGGCGAGGATTGGGCCCGTTCCCATGAAGCCTCCCTTCCCCAACGCTGTTTGACCCCCTGAATCCCTCCCAGATTCTCACCCCTCCAGAAAGATGGTCGGCGCAAACGCGGTCAAAACCCGAGCCCCCGGAAAGGCCGGCTCGATCTGACAACGGCGCGGTTTTGTGCACAATAATAACTGACCGATCGGTCATCTATTTCGTTTCCCGGGACAGGAAGGCTCTCCCATGACCTCACGCCCCCATGTGGCTCCCCAGCGTCGCATGAGATACTGGATGCCGCTGCCCAGGTGTTCGCCCGCCTGGGCTTTGCCAGGGCCCGCATGGACGACATCGCGCAGGAAGCCGGGCTGAGCAAAGGCACCCTCTACCTCTACTTTCGCAGCAAAGAGGCCCTTATCCAGGCCCTGTTAGACCGTTTGTTCCGCCGCGAGGCCGAGGGGCTTCGTCAGGCGTTGGAAGGCCACACGCAGCCGGTGCCGCAGCGCCTGCGCCAGTTGTTCGCCGGGGTGCTGGCCCGGCTGCTGAGTTACCGCCCCCTGTTGCCGCTGTTCTATGAATTCTATGCCCTGGCCGCCCGGCATCGCTCGGTGGGCGAGGCCTGCAGGCCTATTACCGCACTTACGCCGGTCTGCTGGCCCAACTGCTGCGCGAAAGTATGGAACGCGGCGAAATCCGCCCTGGTGACCCCCACCGCCTGGTCGTGGCGCTCATCGCCCACATTGAGGGCGTGATCCTGCTCTGGGTGATGGCTCCCCAGGTGGTGGACCTGGAGAGCCAATGGCAGACCAGCACCGACCTGATGTTGCGCAGCCTGCTCCCCGACGGCGCGGCTGCACCACCTGCTCAGGAGACGCTGCATGAGCGCTTCGGATGCCGTACCCCGACTGCCCAACCCACCCCGAGGGTGGAAAGCCATCCCCTGGCGACTGCCTATCTGGATTTACCGCCTGGGCCTGGGCGGTCTGCTCGGGCGCCGGTTCTTGCTGCTCCATCACATCGGCTGCAAGACGGGCAAACGGCGCCAAAACGTGCTGGAAGTCATCTGCTATGACCCCCATGGCCCCACTTTCTATGTGGCCTCGGGCTTTGGCCGCCGCTCCCACTGGTTCCGCAACATCCTGGCCCATCCGGAGGTGGAGATTCAAGTCGGCTGGCGGCGCTACCGAGCCGTGGCCGAGGTCTTGGATCCCGAACAGGCTGCTGAGATTTTGCAGGCCTATGCCCAAAAACACCCCATCGCCTTTCGGGAACTGGCGCGCCTGATAGGGATTCTCGTACCCCAGGATGAAGAAGCGTTTCGCCGCCTGGCCCAGGCCATGCCCGTGGTGGCCTTTCGCGTCCAATGAGTGTGAGTAGCGAATTGCGAGTTGCGATCGGCGAAGTGCAAAGCCTCCGCACCTGACACCTGACACATGGCACATGACACATCGCACATCACACCCGACCCTCACACACCCCATGACCCACCCCATCATCCACACCCATAACCTGACCCGCCCTTCCGCCGGGGGCGCATCACCGCCGTGCGCGGCCTGAACCTGGAGGTCCGGCCCGGCGAAATCTTCGGCTTCCTCGGCCCAACGGTTCGGGGAAGACCACCACCATCCGTATGTTGCTGGGGCCTGCTGCGCCCCAGCGAAGGCGAGACCCGCGTGCTGGGTTTCGACATCCGCAAAGCACCCCACCGCATCCGCCCGCGGGTGGGCTACATGTCCCAGCGCTTCTCCCTTACAACGACCTCACCGTGCTGGAAAACCTGCGCTTCTACGGGCGGGCCTACGGCCTAAGCAACGCCCTCCTGCAGGAGCGCATCGCCGAGCGGGCCGAATACACCCCGCGGCAGGTGCAGTCCCCGCGTGAGCACACCATCCTGGTATACCCGTGGAAATCCCCGTGCCCAACCCCACCGGCCAACTCAAGCCCGGCATGGCGCCGTGGCCGTGTTTCCGTGAGGGCCAAGCGCTCGGCTCATCTGCCCCCTTCCCTCCCTTCGTAAGGGAGGGAAGGGGGCGGCTCCGGCGGGCTGAGCGGTAGCGCAGCCTCGCCGGAGCGGGGGGTAGGGAGAGATCAAACCCAGGAACGGCTGCAATGAAGTTCATCAGTCAACGGGCATCCCACCTCTCTGGAGAAACCTTTATGCGCCGCACCGCATTCCTCGCCTGGATCGCCTCTCTATTCGTTCTGTTCACCCTGTCCGCCTGCGCCAACAACGCGGCCTCCACGCCGCTGACCGCCTCTGGCTACCTGGAAGCGTACCGCTACCACTTGAGCGCTGAGGTTCCCGGCACGGTGGCCGAAGTGCTGGTGCAGGAAGGGCAAACCGTGCAGGCCGGCGCCCCCTTGCTGCGCCTGCGCTTCTCTGATGTGGAAACCGCCTTGCAAAGCCCCCAGGCGGCCCTTCAGCGGGCCCAGGCCCAGGTGCGCCTGGCGCAGATATAGCAGGAACGCCTCACCCTCATCGCCCCGGTAGACGGCACGGTGGGACGCCTGCTGATGGAAAAAGCGAAGTGGTGCAACCGGGCATCCCCTTGGTGCTGCTGGACGCGGCCCAGGTGCTGGAAGTGGTGGTGCACATCCCGGCGGCGCGGCTGGAGGAGGTGCAAGTAAGGCAAAAGGTCCGGGTGAGCGTGGACGCTTACCCCGGCGAAACCTTCCGGGGTCGGGTGGTGCGCATCGCCGACCAGGCTCTGTTCACCCCCAGCGAAGTCCTGAGCCGGAAAGCGCGAGTCAAGCGCGTCTTCGCCGTCACCATCCGGCTGGAAGAAGGCCTCGACCGTCTTCACCCCGGTAGACCCGCCGATGTGACCTTTGGGCTGTGAGCCACGCCGTCACGCCATGCGAAGGCATACCCCATGAGCGGGTACGACCCTATTGCTCCCATTTACGATCGCTATTGGGGCGCGTTTTCCGTGCGCCGCTTCCTCCCCGTGCTGGAACGCTGGTTGCTGCCCAACCCGTCTCCTGAAGCCTGGGTGCTCGACCTGGGCTGCGGCACAGAGGCCCTGGCCCAAGTGCTCACCCAGCGGGGTTGCCGTGTGCTGGGCATCAACCTTTCACCAAGCATGATCCGCCAGGCGTACGAGCGACTTCCCGCCGGTCGCGCCCTGGTGGCGGACATGCGCGCCTTGCCCCTGGCGTCGCGCTTCCACGCCGTGTATGCCGTCTTCGCCAGCCTCAACCACCTACTCACCCCTGAGCACCTGAACGCCGCCTTCCAAAGCGTGGCCCGGACCTTGCGCCCCGGCGGCTGGTTTCTGTTCGACCTCAACACCGAAGACGACTATCACCAACGCTAGTAGGGGACAGGCGTGGATCTCCTTGAGGACCTGGTACTCCTTTCGCAAGTAACACGCGGAGAAACGGCCATCGTCCGTGTCCACTCACCGCTTTCATCCGGCGTCCGAATGACCTCTGGGAGCGTACCGACACCCTCCTCCTTCAGCGGGGATATGCCTCTGGGGTAGCCCAAAGCCTCCTGGAAGCAGCAGGGTTCACCGAGGTCCGGTGACATACGCTTCGGGCCGGCCAGGGGCAACGATGGGTGGGATTGGCTCGCAAATCGCCATAACCCGCTTTTTTTCCTGTATAATCAAACCACCATGCCCGAACTGCCCGAGGTGGAGACCATCGCCCGCGCGCTGCGGCAAGGAGGCCGCGGGGCGGCGCCGGTGTTAGGCGCGCGCATCATCGCCGTCCAGGTGCTGTGGCCGCGCAGCGTGGCCGAGCCATCCCCCGCCGGGTTGGCAACGCAGGTCGTGGACGCCACGGTGGCCGGGGTGGCCCGACGCGGCAAGTATCTCAGCCTCCGCCTGACCCGCCTGCCCATCACGCGACACCTGGTAATCCACCTGCGCATGAGCGGCGACCTGACCGTGCTCCCGCCAGAAGCCCCCGCTCCGCGCCACGCCCGCGTGCTGTTTGCGCTGCACGACGGACGCAGGCTGGTCTTCAACGACCCGCGCAAATTTGGCCGCCTCTGGCTGCTCCCCGACCCCACGCCCCTTTTCGCCCCTTTGGGGCCGGAACCTTTCGATGAGAACCTGACCCCGACCGCCTTCCACCAACGCCTTCAACGGCACCGCCGCCGCCTCAAGCCGCTGCTCATGGACCAGAGGTTCCTGGCCGGCTTGGGCAACATCTACGCCGATGAAGCCCTTTTCCTGGCCTGCCTCCATCCCCTCATCCCGGCCAAGGCCCTCTCGGAGAAGCAGGCGGCCACGCTGCTGCAGGCCATCCGCCAGGTGCTGCGCGAAGGCATCGCCCGCAACGGCACCAGCATCGACTGGATGTACCAGGGCGGCAACTACCAGCGTTACCTGCGTGCCTATGGCCGCACCGGTCAACCCTGCCCGCGCTGCGGCACGCCCATCGCCCGCATTCGCGTGGCCCAGCGCAGCGCCCACTTTTGCCCTGTTTGTCAACCGCCACCGGAAGATTGAGGAGGCGTTCATGCAGATTGGCCTTTTCCTGCTCCCTGTTTTGGCCCTGGGCCTGTTGCTTCTGGCCCTGGGATACTACCTGGGCCGGGCGACCGCTGCCGACAGAAAGCCCTCCCCTGCCGCGCCACCCCAGGCGTCCCCTCAGGGGGACGCGGAAGAGCAAAGGGCCGGTTCAGAACCCCCTGCCGCGGAAGGCTTATCCCCCCAAACGGCGAAAGGGTTGGAGGTGCGCACCGACCCGCAACAGGGCCACCGCCTGGTGGTGCAGGTCGACGGGTTCGCTTACCTGCGCTACGACGCCATGACCGACGACCACCGTCGCCGCCTGCGCACCTATCTGCTGCAAATTCGCGATTGGATGGAAACCACCCGCGGCAACCTCCCCGCCACGCCCGCCCGGCGCGCTTCCAGGCCCGTCCCGTCGGGCCAGGAGATCCCCGTGCAGGAAACGGTGACCAAGGCCCAGGACATGGTCTCGGCCATTAACGCCATCGTCCAGGCCAAATCCAAGGCGCAAGGGATCTCCGCCGCGGTCAGCATCATGCGCGACTGGCGCGGCACCGGCGTGGTGATCATGGTGGACGGCATCCGCTACGATGCGGTGGACGACATCCCTGACGAAGAAGTGCAGCAGTTGATCCGGGAAGCGGCACGCGAGTGGGAAATCCTCCAACACGCCCCCAAGCGCGGCTTTAACCCCGGCGCGAACCTTGACCCCTGAACGGGGTTGCGCTTATAATTATTACAATGACAATGAAATATCGGCAACCTTCGGGGCAGGGTGAGCGGCCTGAGGCCGCAATTCCCGACCGGCGGTGAAAGCCCGCGAAGCCTCGCCAAAGCCACCCAGGCGCGAGGCCCGACCCGGTGGAATTCCGGGGCCGACGGTATAGTCCGGATGGGAGAAGGTTGCACGCCCCCTCCAGCCCAGGCAGGTAAGGAGAGGGGTGGTTGCCTGTGCCCCGGAAGCCCATCGCGCGGGGCTTTCGTTTTTAGGACTTACGCAGTTGAGCGTGGTCTCGCCGTGTACTCATGTCATGGCGAGCCGCCATCCTGAGCGAAGCGCCCTGCCGGGCGCGAAGTCGCAGGAGGCGGCGAAGCCATCCCCCGAACGGTAGGGGAACCCGCTTCGCGGTGACATAAACCAAAAGACCTGCGTAACTCCTGCATCTTGTTGGTCTCTGCCACTCCGGGCACAGATGGGCTCCGGTATGCGCTCGCCCCGAAGGTTGCGCAACCTTCGGGGCGTTTTTTCTCCTCCAAACGCCCTCTCCAGGGAAGACGCTTATGGATTTCGCCCACCGGCCTGCCTTCGCCTATCGTGCCATCCGTCAAGTGAGCCGCACCCCTGCTTTGCGGTGGGGGTTTTCCCTGGGCGTTACCCTGGGCCTGTGGTGGTTCGTGGCCTGGGCCGCCCACCTGCCGCCCTTCATTCTGCCCACGCCCGACCGGGTCGCGCGCCGCGCGTGGGTGGCCATCCAAAGCGGGGTGCTGGTACGCCATACCGCCTACACCCTTCTCGAGGTGCTCTCTGGGCTGGCCCTGGGCCTGTTGACCGCCGTGCTCCTGGGCTACCTACTCTCGCGGTCCCGCACCCTGGAACAACTGCTCTCGCCGTACATCGTGGCCAGCCAATCCATCCCCATCGTGGCCATTGCCCCGCTGCTCATCATCTGGTTCGGCAGCGGGCTGCTCTCCAAAGTGCTCATCGGCGCCCTTATCGTCTTCTTCCCCATGCTGGTGAACACGCTGGTGGGGTTGCACCATGTGCCTACCGAACTGCGCGATCTGATGCGCTCCTTAGGCGCCACCTCCTGGCAGACCCTGCGCTACCTGGAAGTCCCCGCCGCACTGCCCGTGGTTCTGGGCGGCCTGCGCATCAGTGCCACATTGTCCGTCATCGGTGCCGTGGTGGGTGAATTCGTCGCCGCGGACCGGGGCCTGGGCTTCCTCATCAACCTGGCCCGTGGACGCTACGATACGCCCATGGTTTTCGTGGCCGTGCTCACTTTGATCGGCATGGCGCTGGCTCTTTACGGGCTGGCCGTGGCCCTGGAGCGCCGCCTGCTTTCCTGGCAGCGCCACGACGCCTCGCGGGCGCTCTGAACGCCCCTTCGTCGTGCAGCAAAAAAGCCGATCGGGCGCGCAGGTCCGGGGCGATCTTCCGTGGCTCCAGTGGCGCGCATCCACCCGTCCATCCCGAAGCCTTAGGGCTTCGTTATCCCTGAAAGGAGGCTCCATTTATGCGCCAAACCATGCTCCTCGTTACCCTGTCTATGCTGCTCTTCCTCGCCGCCTGCGGGAACCAAGCCCCTGCCCCGCAGGCCACCTCCACCCTACCGGTCGCCACGGCGTCCCCGGTCGCTTCCCAAGCTGCCTCAGCCCCTGATCTCACCACCATTCGTTTACCCATGGGGTATATCCCCAACATCCAGTACGCCCCCTTCTATGTCGCCGTGGCTAAGGGCTACTACGCCGGGGCCGGTTTCAAGATTGAGTTCGACTACAGTTTCGAGACCGATGGCGTGGCCCTGGTGGGGGCCAACGAACTGCCCTTCGCCATCGTTTCCGGCGAGCAGGTGCTCATGGCCCGCGCACAGGGGCTTCCCGTCACCTATGTCATGGCCTGGTGGCAGGAATACCCTGTGGCCATCATCGCCCGCGCCAGCCTGGGGTTGAAATCCCCGGCCGACCTCAAAGGCCGCCAGATTGGCCTGCCGGGGCTTTTCGGCGCCAACTACATCGGCCTCATCGCCACCCTGCATCAGGTGGGCCTGAGCGAGGACCAAGTCACGCTGGAATCCATCGGCTTTCATCAGGTCGAAGCCTTCGCCAGCGGCCAGCAGGACATCGTGGTAGGGTACATCACCAACGAGCCCATCCAACTGCGCCGCCAGGGCTACGAAGTGACGGTCTTCCCCGTGGCCGATTATGTGCGGCTGGCCTCCAACGGCATCCTGACCAACGAAACCATGCTGCGCGAGCACCCCGATGTGGTGCGGCGCTTCATCCAGGCCACCCTCAAAGGTCTGCAAGACACCATCGCCAACCCGGACGAGGCCTACGAGATTTCCAAAGCCTTTGTGGAAGATCTGGCCCAGGCCGACCGCGATACGCAAATGGAAATCCTGCGCACGGCCATCCACTACTGGCAGGCGGAAGGCCGTTCCCTGGGTACTTCAGAACCCAAGGCGTGGGAGAACATGCAGCAGGTGCTGCTGGCCATGGGCCTGATCCCTCAGGAACAAGACCTCACCCAGGCGTTCACCAACCAGTTCATCCAACCCTGACCCTCGGGCGGGTACCGGACCTCGGGGACGAGCCCGGCCCCTGGGGTCCGGCCCGCCCCCGGGTTTCCCCTTCCACA
This genomic stretch from Anaerolineae bacterium harbors:
- a CDS encoding LytR C-terminal domain-containing protein; translated protein: TPASATQVMGAAAPSATVQADPPTPGPTPTPNLTAALQEGATFMVLNGTLTPQLACRTAAALDALGFRVVKVGNTSSPYRETMVEVYADRPATLAYLLPWLGIDPWREVYRLRFMALGSGEADFHLILGEDWARSHEASLPQRCLTP
- a CDS encoding biotin/lipoyl-binding protein, which produces MRRTAFLAWIASLFVLFTLSACANNAASTPLTASGYLEAYRYHLSAEVPGTVAEVLVQEGQTVQAGAPLLRLRFSDVETALQSPQAALQRAQAQVRLAQI
- a CDS encoding efflux RND transporter periplasmic adaptor subunit, with the protein product MVQPGIPLVLLDAAQVLEVVVHIPAARLEEVQVRQKVRVSVDAYPGETFRGRVVRIADQALFTPSEVLSRKARVKRVFAVTIRLEEGLDRLHPGRPADVTFGL
- a CDS encoding ABC transporter permease; the encoded protein is MDFAHRPAFAYRAIRQVSRTPALRWGFSLGVTLGLWWFVAWAAHLPPFILPTPDRVARRAWVAIQSGVLVRHTAYTLLEVLSGLALGLLTAVLLGYLLSRSRTLEQLLSPYIVASQSIPIVAIAPLLIIWFGSGLLSKVLIGALIVFFPMLVNTLVGLHHVPTELRDLMRSLGATSWQTLRYLEVPAALPVVLGGLRISATLSVIGAVVGEFVAADRGLGFLINLARGRYDTPMVFVAVLTLIGMALALYGLAVALERRLLSWQRHDASRAL
- a CDS encoding class I SAM-dependent methyltransferase — translated: MSGYDPIAPIYDRYWGAFSVRRFLPVLERWLLPNPSPEAWVLDLGCGTEALAQVLTQRGCRVLGINLSPSMIRQAYERLPAGRALVADMRALPLASRFHAVYAVFASLNHLLTPEHLNAAFQSVARTLRPGGWFLFDLNTEDDYHQR
- a CDS encoding nitroreductase family deazaflavin-dependent oxidoreductase → MSASDAVPRLPNPPRGWKAIPWRLPIWIYRLGLGGLLGRRFLLLHHIGCKTGKRRQNVLEVICYDPHGPTFYVASGFGRRSHWFRNILAHPEVEIQVGWRRYRAVAEVLDPEQAAEILQAYAQKHPIAFRELARLIGILVPQDEEAFRRLAQAMPVVAFRVQ
- a CDS encoding ABC transporter substrate-binding protein, whose protein sequence is MRQTMLLVTLSMLLFLAACGNQAPAPQATSTLPVATASPVASQAASAPDLTTIRLPMGYIPNIQYAPFYVAVAKGYYAGAGFKIEFDYSFETDGVALVGANELPFAIVSGEQVLMARAQGLPVTYVMAWWQEYPVAIIARASLGLKSPADLKGRQIGLPGLFGANYIGLIATLHQVGLSEDQVTLESIGFHQVEAFASGQQDIVVGYITNEPIQLRRQGYEVTVFPVADYVRLASNGILTNETMLREHPDVVRRFIQATLKGLQDTIANPDEAYEISKAFVEDLAQADRDTQMEILRTAIHYWQAEGRSLGTSEPKAWENMQQVLLAMGLIPQEQDLTQAFTNQFIQP
- the mutM gene encoding DNA-formamidopyrimidine glycosylase; its protein translation is MPELPEVETIARALRQGGRGAAPVLGARIIAVQVLWPRSVAEPSPAGLATQVVDATVAGVARRGKYLSLRLTRLPITRHLVIHLRMSGDLTVLPPEAPAPRHARVLFALHDGRRLVFNDPRKFGRLWLLPDPTPLFAPLGPEPFDENLTPTAFHQRLQRHRRRLKPLLMDQRFLAGLGNIYADEALFLACLHPLIPAKALSEKQAATLLQAIRQVLREGIARNGTSIDWMYQGGNYQRYLRAYGRTGQPCPRCGTPIARIRVAQRSAHFCPVCQPPPED